A genome region from Bemisia tabaci chromosome 3, PGI_BMITA_v3 includes the following:
- the RpL24 gene encoding large ribosomal subunit protein eL24, which translates to MKVGLCVYSGFKIYPGHGRTMVKTDGKVVTFASSRCERAFHMKRNPRKIKWTILYRRKHKKGLEEEYTRKRTRRTHKFQRAIVGASLTEILAKRNMKPEVRRAQREQAVKAAKEQKKAQAAKKAKPAAAAPPTKAKQPKQQKIAKVQQKSAPRVAGKR; encoded by the exons ATGAA GGTAGGATTGTGCGTGTACAGTGGTTTCAAAATCTACCCCGGCCATGGGAGGACAATGGTTAAAACAGACGGCAAG GTTGTCACCTTTGCCAGTTCTAGATGTGAGCGAGCCTTTCACATGAAGAGGAATCCTCGTAAAATCAAATGGACAATCCTCTACAG ACGCAAACACAAGAAGGGTTTGGAAGAGGAATACACCAGGAAAAGGACCAGGAGAACGCACAAATTCCAGCGTGCTATTGTAGGTGCATCCCTAAcagaaattttagccaaaagaAATATGAAACCTGAAGTTAGGCGTGCACAGCGTGAACAAGCAGTCAA GGCTGCCAAAGAACAGAAGAAGGCACAAGCTGCAAAGAAAGCTAAACCTGCAGCGGCTGCACCTCCCACCAAG GCCAAGCAACCTAAACAACAGAAGATTGCTAAAGTTCAACAGAAGAGTGCACCTCGTGTGGCTGGAAAACGATAA
- the LOC109043863 gene encoding tudor domain-containing 6 yields MSKESGVKKFQARAIKDLLAIEKEATERFACINGILQVAENNFFNKLREERNNLMNAYVQLEEELAASKNSIEAILTEAKEAVAKKGVSVNVFELNKALDEIATTVPSNVCWDSSEAPSEETTYRLEKLTDKQVSETFKEAFEGCFKLSCPALPKVKLVSDKHVSDHIRVEELIQNSESVSSLSKQYGIPTGAKEDDTLSQHSSLGSDSLGSLANVESTTENATSGRSSPILPTTLATLAPGSAEMVTVAHIVSPSEFYINRKGVSDILQQNKERYRRYVMTTNPEVPASLNKSGLYLVTFEKDTKDQSGDWYRGLVLKTDIPDKPGKVFVLYIDYGTTAYVDISCFRIMPHDQVKSQHMQSAARCQNVIHVKEHGEVMMHVMEVTEKGLEVDLVRVHEINHVSVRDALIFLELASFLPSSEKKQEVPKTLLIPKSKFAKGDIVEGHISHVVSPSEFYCVELDTHYRQLHELMAEMTELYSDPARQPGNILNPVVGMSVAAKYSEDEKWYRAVITNLPGKRLVDVFYVDFGNRERVTYLDVRALLPKFLRMSTQAIHCSLCDIKPPKKSDQWPEKAGKLLQQLEYTLARLVIQDIKVVDNQPKVSVVLFTMKPDADICINAYLVQEGVAVSTGVNSTVVTFHRVQNSKKLTALQGLCTERDQEKLNDAPSDVAAKLTKKTKKKTTEKKKKEGEEATFTEGTDISCAASVTSSSTALTEESEDGDQTHRIEVKVISAASPSQIYVRLHNQEVDKFIEELNWELDKFYATSSPDPSAKWKEGDICVAFNPEDKHWYRSIVREVFDDHFLVVMKDIGKDCQVKKEHLRPIKEKFLKGFIDGTIRCHLAGVLAAGGGKWASYAIERVQEELNKHSSVFITKRGQIDTERKSLPIELWVKRVTYGGALEPDIEEWVSMNMFVVQQGLAIPDRTFQKYIAPAEDLLHDLKQMQHESSSNINSRSYVVSWLQDQDGQSGTSSMELKTMQVKKKKKNASASAQEISMDWKPPAPLDDLELDIIPTFVDENNLIYFHELSREDTLKQIEQALLVQYKNSKPQPQDMFWYAGQLCIAQYHSNGLWYRGKIIKVTSDSTYQVQFVDYGNVEDVKASELRKRVFLTEVPTFCHVLALHNVRAVSEDGRWQTNVLDFVHANVVEKVCRVKLQYPEKDGAPFLALSFAPPGGIELVDILVGLGYAIRGGASEEESSTISEDSDDDVVVVSSQNKESDEENEAGLEDLLSPPSESIDNIVASIMKPREIDLRSLSRSSKSDGASNKSRNSLVDFTSPPPDSRILDIPRDPSVVSELSIESVIAESSIFAESLSLSVLDMREQPKEELEVTCLLSHKSFNEVRITCVVDIDTFYGQLAALDEVVESVFKDMQTYVPEAPSLSKLKVDTLCAVLMDEEWHRARILTLSPAITAQLVDLGDIIVVKEDQLREIPAILQSERIHCFKFKISNASKEHAKLKISDIVRIKPEMFCPESDSWIVVVEDNHRAQDSVIKSEQTGEKEIVNEFGAFLDLPILPTMEEVGVEVTAIAGLTDFFVQIKKTTEQSLLEILNEYEAMFEEIQKEAPSGRPLLEPLRIGQECCALYEDDNWYRAVIVAKFPENEEMVMVRFIDFGNKQPTPTKNLRPVKRKWMDIPRQCISVRLADMKKADGVTGEALKEAFELLQKIIFCPLKAVIKELSNPMLVLLFKDGTEEPVCQPLIDAGFFQKVD; encoded by the exons ATGTCGAAGGAATCCGGTGTGAAAAAATTCCAAGCTCGAGCTATCAAAGACTTGCTAGCGATCGAGAAAGAAGCAACGGAGCGATTTGCTTGCATCAATGGTATTCTCCAGGTGGCGGAGAATAACTTTTTCAACAAACTCCGGGAAGAAAGAAACAATTTAATGAATGCTTATGTTCAGTTGGAAGAAGAATTAGCCGCCTCCAAAAAT AGTATTGAGGCTATACTTACTGAAGCCAAAGAAGCTGTTGCAAAGAAAGGGGTCTCTGTAAATGTTTTTGAATTGAACAAGGCATTAGATGAAATAGCAACAACCGTACCATCAAATGTCTGTTGGGACAGCAGTGAAGCGCCAAGTGAAGAGACCACGTAcag GCTAGAAAAATTGACGGACAAGCAAGTGTCAGAAACATTCAAAGAGGCTTTTGAAGGTTGTTTCAAATTGAGCTGTCCTGCTCTTCCCAAAGTGAAACTGGTCTCAGATAAACATGTTTCCGATCACATTCGAGTTGAGGAACTGATCCAGAATTCTGAGAGTGTCTCATCTTTATCCAAACAGTATG GTATCCCCACTGGGGCCAAAGAAGATGACACCCTCTCACAACACTCCAGTCTAGGAAGTGACAGTCTAGGAAGTTTGGCAAATGTTGAATCCACTACTGAAAATGCAACTTCAGGTCGCTCATCGCCTATACTACCAACGACCTTAGCTACTCTAGCACCAG gcTCGGCAGAAATGGTAACCGTTGCTCACATTGTCTCTCCCTCTGAGTTCTACATAAACCGCAAAGGAGTGTCAGATATACTGCAGcaaaacaaagaaagatatcgcaGATACGTCATGACAACCAATCCTGAGGTACCAGCATCTTTGAATAAATCGGGTTTGTACCTGGTTACGTTTGAGAAAGATACCAAAGACCAGTCTGGTGACTGGTACCGTGGGTTGGTACTGAAGACGGACATACCTGATAAGCCTGGCAAGGTGTTTGTTCTTTACATCGACTATGGAACCACAGCTTATGTGGATATATCCTGCTTCAGGATAATGCCGCACGATCAAGTCAAGAGCCAGCATATGCAATCCGCTGCTCGTTGTCAGAATGTCATCCACGTGAAGGAACATG GTGAAGTCATGATGCATGTGATGGAAGTGACAGAGAAAGGTCTTGAAGTGGACTTGGTGCGTGTGCATGAAATAAACCATGTCTCAGTGCGTGATGCTCTCATCTTCTTGGAACTAGCCTCATTCCTCCCATCCTCAGAGAAAAAGCAGGAGGTTCCAAAAACGTTGCTCATTCCTAAGTCAAAATTCGCAAAGGGTGACATAGTCGAGGGCCACATTTCACATGTAGTCTCACCAAGCGAGTTCTACTGCGTTGAGCTGGACACCCACTACCGGCAGCTGCACGAGCTCATGGCAGAGATGACCGAGCTATACTCGGATCCAGCGAGGCAACCTGGAAACATCCTCAACCCAGTTGTAGGAATGTCTGTTGCAGCAAAATATTCCGAGGATGAAAAATG GTACCGAGCAGTGATAACCAATCTTCCAGGCAAGAGGCTCGTTGACGTTTTTTATGTCGATTTTGGAAATAGAGAGCGAGTTACTTACTTGGACGTTCGAGCCCTCTTACCAAAGTTCTTGCGAATGAGCACGCAAGCAATCCACTGCAGTCTGTGTGACATCAAGCCCCCGAAGAAGTCAGATCAGTGGCCTGAAAAAGCAGGCAAGCTTTTACAACAGCTTGAATACACGCTGGCACGTCTAGTTATCCAAGACATCAAGGTTGTTGACAATCAACCTAAA GTATCGGTGGTTCTCTTTACGATGAAACCAGATGCAGACATCTGCATCAATGCTTACCTGGTTCAAGAGGGCGTTGCAGTGAGCACAGGCGTCAACTCTACTGTCGTCACATTCCACCGAGTTCAGAATTCCAAGAAACTCACAGCACTCCAAGGTCTTTGCACAGAGCGGGATCAAGAAAAACTCAATGATGCACCATCAGATGTGGCGGCTAAACTGacgaaaaaaaccaagaaaaagaccactgagaaaaagaaaaaagaag GTGAAGAGGCAACATTTACGGAAGGAACGGATATCAGTTGCGCTGCAAGTGTTACATCAAGCTCAACAGCACTCACAGAAGAATCGGAAGATGGTGACCAAACGCACCGTATCGAAGTCAAAGTTATCTCGGCTGCCTCTCCGAGTCAGATCTATGTTCGCCTGCATAATCAGGAAGTAGACAAATTTATCGAAGAACTGAATTGGGAACTAGACAAGTTTTATGCGACGAGCAGTCCTGACCCATCTGCTAAGTGGAAAGAGGGTGACATTTGCGTAGCTTTCAATCCAGAGGATAAACATTGGTACCGTAGTATAGTCCGGGAAGTATTCGATGATCACTTCCTGGTTGTGATGAAAGATATCGGGAAGGATTGCCAAGTGAAGAAAGAACACTTGCGGCCGATCAAGGAGAAATTCTTGAAAGGATTCATTGATGGAACTATTCGCTGTCATCTTGCAG GTGTACTAGCAGCCGGTGGTGGAAAATGGGCAAGCTATGCAATTGAGCGGGTTCAAGAAGAGTTAAACAAACATTCTTCTGTATTCATCACCAAACGAGGCCAAATCGACACAGAAAGAAAATCGTTGCCGATTGAACTGTGGGTGAAGCGCGTGACCTACGGTGGTGCATTGGAGCCAGATATTGAAGAGTGGGTCAGTATGAATATGTTTGTGGTCCAGCAAGGCTTGGCAATCCCGGACCGAACATTCCAAAAGTACATTGCTCCTGCAGAAGACTTGCTCCACGATTTGAAACAAATGCAGCACGAAAGTTCCAGCAATATCAATAGTAGATCATACGTTGTGTCATGGCTGCAGGACCAGGACGGACAGTCTGGGACATCGTCCATGGAG TTGAAAACTATGCAggttaaaaagaagaaaaagaatgcAAGTGCATCAGCCCAAGAAATCTCGATGGATTGGAAACCACCTGCACCTCTGGATGATCTCGAGTTGGATATCATACCCACCTTtgtggatgaaaataacttaaTCTATTTCCACGAGCTGAGTCGAGAGGACACGTTGAAGCAGATCGAGCAAGCCCTGCTCGTCCAGTACAAAAATTCAAAGCCGCAACCTCAGGACATGTTTTGGTATGCCGGACAGCTGTGCATTGCGCAATATCACTCAAATGGGCTTTGGTATCGTGGAAAAATTATTAAG GTGACGAGTGATAGCACCTATCAAGTCCAGTTCGTCGACTATGGGAACGTAGAGGATGTCAAAGCAAGCGAGTTGCGGAAGCGAGTGTTTTTAACAGAAGTCCCAACGTTCTGCCACGTCCTCGCTTTGCACAATGTGAGAGCAGTGTCTGAAGACGGGAGATGGCAGACAAACGTCCTCGACTTCGTCCACGCCAATGTCGTGGAGAAAGTATGCCGAGTAAAGCTTCAATATCCTGAAAAAGATGGGGCGCCTTTTCTTGCACTATCCTTCGCCCCCCCTGGAGGCATTGAACTGGTTGATATTCTTGTTGGCTTGGGTTATGCTATCCGAGGAGGTGCCTCTGAGGAGGAAAGCTCCACCATCTCAGAAGACTCGGATGATGATGTTGTCGTTGTTTCATCCCAAAACAAAGAATCTGATGAAGAAAATGAGGCTGGTCTAGAG gatcTTCTCTCTCCACCAAGTGAATCAATTGACAATATTGTCGCTTCGATCATGAAGCCGAGAGAAATAGACCTCCGAAGTCTCTCTCGTTCCAGCAAGTCAGATGGCGCTTCGAACAAGTCCAGAAATTCTTTGGTAGACTTCACTTCACCCCCTCCTGATTCGCGAATTCTAGATATCCCGAGAGATCCTTCAGTTGTGTCAGAATTATCCATAGAGTCTGTTATAGCAGAATCTAgtatttttgctgaaagtttGTCCCTTTCCGTCCTAGATATGAGGGAACAACCAAAA GAGGAGCTAGAAGTCACCTGTTTACTGTCACACAAATCATTCAATGAG gtaagaatcaCATGCGTGGTTGACATTGATACATTCTACGGTCAACTGGCAGCCCTTGATGAAGTAGTAGAAAGCGTGTTCAAGGATATGCAAACTTATGTCCCCGAAGCTCCGAGCCTGAGTAAGTTGAAGGTGGACACCCTCTGTGCCGTCTTAATGGACGAAGAGTGGCACCGAGCCCGAATCCTCACTCTTTCTCCCGCCATCACAGCTCAACTAGTGGACTTGGGTGACATTATTGTGGTGAAGGAAGACCAGTTGAGAGAAATCCCAGCCATTCTTCAGAGCGAGCGCATCCACTGCTTCAAATTCAAGATATCTAATGCCTCGAAGGAACACGCTAAACTCAAGATCTCCGATATAGTGCGAATTAAACCTGAGATGTTTTGCCCAGAGAGTGACAGCTGGATAGTCGTTGTTGAAGACAATCACCGTGCTCAG GATTCAGTCATTAAGTCGGAACAAACCGGTGAAAAAGAGATTGTAAATGAGTTTGGAGCATTTCTAGACCTGCCCATACTGCCCACAATGGAGGAAGTTGGAGTTGAAGTTACAGCGATTGCCGGTCTGACAGATTTCTtcgtacaaattaaaaaaacaacagaACAATCA TTATTGGAGATTCTAAATGAATACGAGGCAATGTTTGAAGAAATCCAAAAGGAAGCACCCTCTGGTCGTCCTCTTCTAGAGCCCTTAAGAATCG GTCAAGAATGTTGTGCCTTATACGAAGATGACAACTGGTATCGAGCAGTAATCGTggctaaatttcctgaaaacgaAGAAATGGTCATGGTTCGATTCATCGATTTCGGAAACAAGCAACCAACTCCCACCAAAAA TTTGAGGCCTGTGAAAAGGAAATGGATGGACATTCCCAGACAGTGTATCAGTGTAAGACTAGCAGACATGAAAAAAGCAGACGGTGTGACAGGGGAGGCGCTTAAAGAAGCATTCGAACTCCTACAGAAGATCATCTTCTGTCCGCTGAAGGCTGTCATTAAG gaactATCAAACCCGATGCTCGTCCTGCTTTTCAAAGACGGAACAGAGGAACCGGTCTGTCAACCTTTGATAGATGCAGGTTTCTTCCAAAAGGTGGACTGA